In Ornithodoros turicata isolate Travis chromosome 1, ASM3712646v1, whole genome shotgun sequence, the DNA window TGCAATACTTAGGATTTCGAATATGGAATCAACTGCCGCTCCAGTTTAAAAAATAGTCAACAATTTTGAGCGGCATGCCGCCAATACATTATTAGTGATCATTTCAGTGTATTGTCACGGGCCGGCgagtcgaataaacagcaaacggtttattaaactacttggtagcaaaagcacaagagtgatagctctctgaacacaactgagtccaaagaatcaatgctccagcctggagcacACAAgtatttaagcgtcgcgccgaaaagtctagaaacagcacgtgtgtttgccagagagcaggcgatgtgtctggaagcttcttgcctcttcttcagcacgcgccgggatgagatgtaccgtttcgtgccttgCCCTGGATGTtcctcgaagatgattcgtggcattgctccctccgtagacgtggcatcgcctcgatgccgtttctttttctttttttcgtcatGTTTGTCTCCTTCCGGCCAGTCtacagcgctacctgctgtagtacggcttgagttgaacgacgtgaactatttcagttctagggggtcgtcgagagggagcGCTGCCCTcgggtaccacttcgtaatccaggtctccaatgcgtcggaGTACTTTATAGGGACCGAAGTTGCGCTTGAGTAGATTCTCGCtaaggcctcgtcgtcgaatcggcgtccaaacccataccaagtcgcctggactgaagcgtacgtctcgtcggcgcaaattgtatcttctttcatcgatgCGTTGCTGTTGACCAatgcgtagtctggccagctggcgggcttcttctgctcgctgtgtgaagtccagagcgtcgttttcctcatcactgggttcgtggggcagcatggcgtccagcatagtcgatgcgtcatggccgtgtgcaaggtgGAACGGTGTGAATCGCGTTGTTTCCTgaacagccgtgttataggcgaacgtgacgtaaggcagtatttcgtcccataccttgtgctcgacgtcgacgtacatcgaaatcatgtcggcaagggttttgtttagtcgttcggtgagcccgttcgtctgcggatggtacgccgttgtcctgcGGTgggcggtgtggctgagtcgaaggatttcttgtgttagcctgcttgtaaatgccgttcccctatcggtgattaaggtcATCGgggctccgtgccgtagtacgatgttctcgatgaagaacttcgccacttctgttgctgtccCCTGTGTAAGTGCCTTAGTCTgggcatagcgtgtcaggtagtcggtggcgacgattatccaacgatttccggaagacgaacgtgggaaggatGAAAcgcaacgatttccggaagtcGAAGGATCCCagtctgctcgaacggcgccgacggcggtgcgattggctgaaggtacccagaaggtcgtaccggcggcgtttttcgtcgttggcattcccggcacgtccttacgtagtggtggaCGGTCtcggccagttttggccagtagtacttttcccttatacggggcagtgtccggctgtatcgcaaatgacctgatgacggttcgtcgtggcaggattcaagaatctcgaggCGCATCTctccaggcacaacgagaagccacgtagcgccttgtggtgcgtggtttgctttgtagaggacaccattacgtaggtGAAAACTTGgaagtgatcttctgaagatggcaGGAACACTGTCGGTGCGGCCCTGCAggtagtcgacgagtgtcttcaattcggggtcgttgtactgcttgaaagacatggtagtcgcgctcattagaccgaggaaggtgTCGTCGTCCTCGTGACCGTTGTCcagtcgctggagtggtgctcgggacaggcagtcggcatcgttgtgttttcttcctgacttgtacgTAATGGTTATGTCATACTCCTGTATTCGGAGGCTCCaactcgctaggcgtcctgaggggtcccttaaaccagccagccagcacagagaatggcggtctgttaccaccttgaacggccgtccgtacaggtagggacgcaactttgtgatggcccatacgAGTGCAAGGCACtgtttttcggtcgtcgaatagttcttctctgccttggttagcgttctgctaagcgatgacacgttcgacgccgccgtgaagttgaacgagcaccgCTCCTAGACcttcgttgcttgcgtcggtgtgtatttctgtttcggcgtttggatcgaagtgggcaagcacaggtgcggtctgtagacgtgTCTTCAATTCCTCAAACGCCTgctgctgggcttcactccaggtaaacgtggatccgtccttcgtcagggcattcaggggtgacgcaattcttgaaaagttgggAATGAACCGTcagtagtaggcgcaaaggccaagaaagcttcgaacgtgtttcacgttagaaggaacagggTCATTTGTGATGACCGctgtcttctcggggtcggggcgtacgccgtcgctgctcacgagatggccgagaaatctgagttcctcgtagccgaatcgacacttctgaggcttcaacgtcaaccctgcagttctgatagcctcgaggacttgctttagccgttcaacgTGTTCTTCGAaagttcttgcgaagacgacaacatcgtcgaggtacaccaggcaggtttgccacttcaacctggcgagaactgtatccgtaactcgctggaacgtcgctggtgctgtgcaatgccgaaaggcataaccttgaattcgaaaAGTCCATCcagagtgacgaaggcagtcttctcacggtcccgttcgtcgacttcgatttgccagtaccctgtcttgaggtccatggaagagaaaaattttgcgttttgaaggcgatcgagtgTGTCGTCGATgtgcggtaacgggtagacgtgcttcttcgttatctcattgagtttccggtagtcgactcagaacctgagtgttccgtccttcttcttcactagtaccaccggcgatgcccacggactggtcgacggctggataatgtcaactcttagcatctcttctacttgcgttcggatcgtttctcgctctttgcaggagacccggtacggcatgcggtgaattggacgggccttttcgtcgacgatgatgcggtgcttcgcaatgggcgtttgtcttactttctacgatgcagcgaagcagtcactgaaatcgttgagcatctggagaagggtttgcttttgagttgtgttgagttgagggtttacgtcgaaatgtccggcctcgtgttccgtgatgaccgcgatgcgagcagtgtccatcaggcaaacatccgtggcggagtattggtctacgatgacggctatcttcgtgccgtttgCGAGctgttgtggctccgggcgaaaatttgtgaccaggagttcgaatattccgtttcttacgggcacaattcctcttgctatcccaattcctcgttcgaggagaagttgcgtgttgccttcagccaacaaacagccagttgGTGCCCtgtcgcacgtagcggtcacaagggcTGACGACAaaggaggcaggttgacgtgctgagtcgtcacggcggttacgtccgtgtttgcgcgcttctccggggttattcgtgcccaccacttgtcttctgcagtttccggcgttttaagAGAGATAGCTCCATTCGTGAAGTCGATGactgcttcgttttcgactagaaagttcattccgagtattacatcacgtgggcagttcggcaagacggcaaagctgacgacgtactggatgtcacgcacttgtatgactgccgtgcatcggccagtcggtgttacgacgtgtccaccagcagtgccgatgtcaggctcatcccacttcgtttgcaccttgcgaagcttcttagccaacctaccacttataacagagtcgtcggctccggtatcgattaacgcaatcacctcatggccgtcgatgagtattttcaggttattggtaatttttcgagcgtcgtgttggtgctgcgttgctgttcgtcgagttggaggaattctaacttgtcgtcggtccgcagcttcacctcccggagctgcagtcttcagttttcccggttagagctgcgccacacaggtcgtcttgccggtgacggtgaacgtgctcttcctggagacctgctgcggtgggggacgctcggggacaggtcacgtcgtgagccagcagaagcattctgttgccgtagatagtcttcaattgggGCTGGACGACTACCGCGCTGagggcggggggcgtcgggtgaaaatcCGGGAAGGCCAAGGCGCCGGTAGgcacatcggcgatagacgtggttggcctctctaCAGTGGTAGCAAAGAGGCCTGAAGTCGGgtgtccgccaaacgtccgttttgcgaaacggctgagagcgtggcgggacgctcggagtaggttggacaggccgaggaggcgtccaacggtttccgtagtacggcGGATGAgaaggtggcacctgtctcagagcggcggcgtaggttggtctcggtacttcggcgtcgcgGTTGACGGCTGACGATGTCtagattgcctgctgaacctcgtccttgatgatcgcgccgatcgaagacaaagggtcttggACCGTCTCTGGACAGAGGAGAGCGCGTACTTCTTcacgtaccacctctcgaatcagttgtctgagcgatccgacgtcgaggccagcggtcgtggagaaagcctcgtagcccttgTGCCGTTGgtcgacggtagcgcgagagagcagggccCTCTCAATGCGGGCGGCTTCGTCCAAATGCGGGCGGCttcgtcggtcgtggcgggtggattccgggacagggcgcgaaaactttcttcttttacgcccctcatgagtcgctgaaccttcttctcctcggatgctttggggtcagctcgccggaagagccgcaacacatcttcgacgaagccagTAACGCTTTCATTTGGCGGCTgaatccgtctctggagcagttgttcagcgcgttcagctcgtagtttgcttttgaagacgtcccaggacgtgagcgaagtctcccggttatcgaaccatgtcttcgcggtgccttccagggagaaatagacgttgacgagcttctggtcgtcactccagttgttgaacctggcgatccgctcgtagtggtcgacccaatcgtccacgtcgtcgtaagaCTCCCTGCTGAATGTCTTCGGTGACCGCGCAGGgactatgggcgtggcaacaggttgcgccacttgggtgctggtctccgcagtcatcttcttcttgcgtttagggggttccaATGggccgaattctgcaggcaggccaagctgtcttctgcttcgtcgcagttggtcttccaggccgttgaacAAAGGATGcctcgcacctccaccagaaatgtcacgaagcgaaaggGGCCGGCGAGTCggcgaataaacagcaaacggtttattaaactacttggtagcaaaaccacaagagtgatagctctctgaacacaactgagtccaaagaatcaatgctccagcctggagcacACAAGTATTTAAGCGTCGCggcgaaaagtctagaaacagcacgtgcgtttgccagagagcaggcgatgtgtctggaagcttcttgcctcttcttcagcacgcgccgggatgagctgtaccgtttcgtgccttgccctggatgtttctcgaagatgattcgtggcagtgATGTAACAAAAATGTATCTGTTGTCGTGGCTTTGTTGTCATAGGTTTGTAGCCTTCAGCTTACACTCCTGTAGTAGCTCTTGAAGTATGTAAAGTTATGTGTTTTGTGAATTTCCTTCTTCCAGTACATGATGATAATCTTGTGTTTTGTAGTCTCATGCTTGTAATCAAACATTTTCCCTATTGTTCTTGCAGCTTCTGAGGCATTACTGTATTTTTCTTATATGGTAGCACTATAACTGATTCCTGAGATTATCTGCCCCACTGCCATTACCAGGCGAGGTATGAATTTAGTGGACCCGTCACTACCATCAGGTAAGGAACCACACAGTTTTTTGGCAATTGTAATATGATGCAATAAAAGAACAGAACTGAACCCCCTGTATTGCTATCAAATTTGCAATAACTCGCAACATCATTATACGCAGGTTTAAATGTAATTCACAAATTGCAATGTATTCCACAACAGATGCTCGTGACACAAAAGGTAACTCAGGATTTTGGTTAGAAGTTGTTACATCTTGAAGAATTATTCTTTATTGCtttggattgattgattgattggttgaggAGACGTCGAAGCATAAAATAGGTCGAAGAAAAGCGTTCTCATTACGAGAACAATTAAAGAGGAAAGGGGAACAAGCATTTTGCTCATGGAAATAAAGGAAATGAACGTTGGTTGGCAGTTCAGAGCGTGTGTTAGGGTGTTCTTTCcatttttgcttgtttgttggtacgttttttttttagatgtcaCATTCATCACCAGCCAATCCCGCTCCAATACAGCTCTTTTTAATCCAGATCTGTTCATCCATTCAAATTTCGAAACACCCAACTGAAGCAAGACATATTGCATTTGCGCAGCATTTCCTCTTTGTGCATTTCCATGTGCTTCTGTAGGTCTCTGGGTTAAGGACAAGCAACAGAACACGTGACACTTGGACGAACTCTGCGCTACAGTTTCTATCTGACATCTGTCATGTCCACTTGTGGAGCTACAGGTTCATGCTCTGGCTGAAATAGCTCATGCTCTGCTAGCAGCTTGTTCTCTGGCTGGTGTGTGTTCATGCTGCAGCTGatctctgcaggacagaggctGGATTTGTATGACTTCACACCCATGTACATCCGCTTGTAACAGGCTTGCAGGTTTGTGCTCTGCCTCAAGTTTGCAGAACAGGGAATGctcttgtatggcttctcatcTGTGTGTGCGTATGACCCAGGCCCACTGACGTGGCTGAattctgcagggcagacatagCACTTGTATGTCTTCACGCCCATGAATCTCCTCTTGCGATCTAGTACTTGCCC includes these proteins:
- the LOC135368967 gene encoding uncharacterized protein LOC135368967; the protein is MYVDVEHKVWDEILPYVTFAYNTAVQETTRFTPFHLAHGHDASTMLDAMLPHEPSDEENDALDFTQRAEEARQLARLRIGQQQRIDERRYNLRRRDVRFSPGDLVWVWTPIRRRGLSENLLKRNFGPYKVLRRIGDLDYEVVPEGSAPSRRPPRTEIVHVVQLKPYYSR